A single genomic interval of Arachis duranensis cultivar V14167 chromosome 7, aradu.V14167.gnm2.J7QH, whole genome shotgun sequence harbors:
- the LOC107496620 gene encoding protein CLT1, chloroplastic isoform X1 gives MEPFCRRLSGGGATTSAAGIQLRRPRQEPGITAVRYNYNYDPLRKRRSITLRFPMRLVAAASEVRSTRGGGAWERSEEVAGREKAAGPCSYAVEDDTAVAAAAATSRMGLGRGTAVEVAVAVAATVVTGVGNRVLYKLALVPLKQYPFFLAQLATFGYVIVYFSIMHIRQHAGIVTEEMLSMPKAPYVLIGILEALAAATGMAAAAILSGASIPILSQSFLVWQILLSIIFLGRRYKLNQLFGCFLVTIGVIVTVASGSSAGNSLKEGGVFWSLLMIVSFFLQAADTVLKEIIFLDANRKLKCGSVDLFVVNSYGSAFQALFICLLLPFLSKLWGIPFSQLPTYLKDGAACFLNIGTLSSGCDGAPLLPMLFIIVNMGFNIALLHLLKISSAVVSCLASTFSVPISIYVFTLPLPYLGVGSSLPTGFVAGAIILVLGLLFYAWTPSNASSPNDVCCN, from the exons ATGGAGCCATTTTGCCGCCGATTGTCTGGCGGCGGCGCCACCACCTCCGCCGCTGGAATTCAACTTCGGCGGCCGAGGCAGGAGCCTGGAATTACCGCAGTACGCTACAATTACAATTACGATCCTCTCCGGAAGCGGAGGTCGATCACGTTGAGATTTCCAATGCGGTTGGTGGCGGCGGCGTCGGAGGTGAGGTCCACGCGCGGCGGTGGCGCGTGGGAGAGATCCGAAGAGGTAGCGGGAAGAGAGAAGGCAGCGGGTCCGTGTTCATATGCCGTGGAGGATGATACGGCGGTGGCAGCAGCAGCTGCTACATCAAGGATGGGCTTAGGGCGGGGAACGGCGGTGGAAGTGGCGGTGGCGGTGGCGGCGACGGTGGTAACCGGAGTGGGGAACAGGGTGCTGTATAAGCTGGCGTTGGTTCCTCTGAAACAGTACCCTTTCTTCTTAGCTCAGCTTGCCACCTTTGG ATATGTAATAGTGTATTTTAGCATAATGCATATCCGGCAACATGCTGGTATTGTTACCGAAGAGATGCTGAGTATGCCAAAAGCCCCTTATGTTCTCATTGGTATTTTAGAGGCTCTTGCTGCTGCCACTGGCATGGCTGCGGCAG CAATTCTCTCCGGAGCATCAATTCCAATTTTGTCTCAG AGTTTTCTTGTGTGGCAAATTCTTCTGTCAATTATTTTTCTTGGGAGAAGATATAAACTCAACCAACTATTTGGATGCTTTCTTGTAACCATTGGCGTAATTGTTACTGTAGCAAG TGGATCAAGTGCTGGGAATTCATTAAAAGAAGGTGGTGTATTTTGGAGCCTTCTGATGATAGTTTCATTCTTTCTCCAAGCAGCTGATACAGTTCTCAAG GAAATTATCTTTCTGGATGCAAACCGAAAACTGAag TGTGGCTCTGTGGACCTATTTGTTGTAAACTCATATGGATCTGCTTTTCAA GCACTATTCATATGCCTTCTCCTCCCCTTCCTTTCAAAACTATGGGGCATACCCTTCAGTCAACTACCAACCTACCTTAAAGATGGTGCAGCCTGTTTCTTGAATATTGGTACATTATCCAGTG GATGTGATGGTGCCCCTCTGCTACCTATGCTGTTCATTATTGTTAACATGGGATTCAATATTGCATTGCTTCATCTCCTCAAGATCTCTTCAGCTGTTGTATCTTGTCTGGCTTCCACATTTTCAG TTCCAATATCAATCTATGTGTTCACTCTGCCATTGCCATACCTTGGGGTTGGATCATCTCTTCCAACAGGCTTTGTAGCTGGGGCCATCATTCTAGTTTTGGGGTTACTTTTTTATGCATGGACCCCTTCAAATGCTTCCTCACCGAATGATGTATGTTGCAATTAG
- the LOC107496620 gene encoding protein CLT3, chloroplastic isoform X2, with amino-acid sequence MLPYNSSIHSFISSFSFSFLLFNFFNKSFKINRQIMEPFCRRLSGGGATTSAAGIQLRRPRQEPGITAVRYNYNYDPLRKRRSITLRFPMRLVAAASEVRSTRGGGAWERSEEVAGREKAAGPCSYAVEDDTAVAAAAATSRMGLGRGTAVEVAVAVAATVVTGVGNRVLYKLALVPLKQYPFFLAQLATFGYVIVYFSIMHIRQHAGIVTEEMLSMPKAPYVLIGILEALAAATGMAAAAILSGASIPILSQSFLVWQILLSIIFLGRRYKLNQLFGCFLVTIGVIVTVASGSSAGNSLKEGGVFWSLLMIVSFFLQAADTVLKEIIFLDANRKLKCGSVDLFVVNSYGSAFQCRHYSYAFSSPSFQNYGAYPSVNYQPTLKMVQPVS; translated from the exons ATGCTTCCTTATaattcatccattcattcattcatttcatCATTTTCGTTCTCTTTTCtcctatttaatttctttaacaAATCCTTCAAAATTAACCGCCAAATTATGGAGCCATTTTGCCGCCGATTGTCTGGCGGCGGCGCCACCACCTCCGCCGCTGGAATTCAACTTCGGCGGCCGAGGCAGGAGCCTGGAATTACCGCAGTACGCTACAATTACAATTACGATCCTCTCCGGAAGCGGAGGTCGATCACGTTGAGATTTCCAATGCGGTTGGTGGCGGCGGCGTCGGAGGTGAGGTCCACGCGCGGCGGTGGCGCGTGGGAGAGATCCGAAGAGGTAGCGGGAAGAGAGAAGGCAGCGGGTCCGTGTTCATATGCCGTGGAGGATGATACGGCGGTGGCAGCAGCAGCTGCTACATCAAGGATGGGCTTAGGGCGGGGAACGGCGGTGGAAGTGGCGGTGGCGGTGGCGGCGACGGTGGTAACCGGAGTGGGGAACAGGGTGCTGTATAAGCTGGCGTTGGTTCCTCTGAAACAGTACCCTTTCTTCTTAGCTCAGCTTGCCACCTTTGG ATATGTAATAGTGTATTTTAGCATAATGCATATCCGGCAACATGCTGGTATTGTTACCGAAGAGATGCTGAGTATGCCAAAAGCCCCTTATGTTCTCATTGGTATTTTAGAGGCTCTTGCTGCTGCCACTGGCATGGCTGCGGCAG CAATTCTCTCCGGAGCATCAATTCCAATTTTGTCTCAG AGTTTTCTTGTGTGGCAAATTCTTCTGTCAATTATTTTTCTTGGGAGAAGATATAAACTCAACCAACTATTTGGATGCTTTCTTGTAACCATTGGCGTAATTGTTACTGTAGCAAG TGGATCAAGTGCTGGGAATTCATTAAAAGAAGGTGGTGTATTTTGGAGCCTTCTGATGATAGTTTCATTCTTTCTCCAAGCAGCTGATACAGTTCTCAAG GAAATTATCTTTCTGGATGCAAACCGAAAACTGAag TGTGGCTCTGTGGACCTATTTGTTGTAAACTCATATGGATCTGCTTTTCAA TGTAGGCACTATTCATATGCCTTCTCCTCCCCTTCCTTTCAAAACTATGGGGCATACCCTTCAGTCAACTACCAACCTACCTTAAAGATGGTGCAGCCTGTTTCTTGA
- the LOC107496607 gene encoding rhodanese-like/PpiC domain-containing protein 12, chloroplastic, whose protein sequence is MLRVSALRSSFPIIPFSSSSSSSSSTFASFSSSSPSSSSSSSSSLNRIIHRTFHFHSPSRPFTLKHFQPMTAHHHHHHHLPNASASYGTGIGPEGNREILVQHLLVKENDQKLLLDLQQRISSGEDLSDLAVEYSVCPSKEEGGMLGWVRKGQMVPEFEEAAFGAPLNKVVRCKTKFGWHLLQVLSEREESILQDIQPQELQVKMQDPNFLEEAQLIDVREPDEVAKASLPGFKVLPLRQFGVWGPEVATNFDPNKDTYVMCHHGMRSLQVAKWLQSQGFRKVYNISGGIHAYAEQVDPSVPTY, encoded by the exons ATGTTGAGAGTTTCTGCGTTACGCTCTTCATTCCCAATAATAcccttctcttcctcttcttcttcttcttcttcaaccttcgcctctttctcttcttcctctccttcttcttcttcttcttcgtcttcttctcttAACAGAATTATCCACAGAACCTTCCATTTCCACTCTCCTTCCCGTCCCTTCACTCTCAAACACTTTCAACCTATGACagctcatcatcatcaccaccatCATCTTCCCAACGCTTCAG CTTCATATGGCACTGGGATTGGTCCTGAAGGTAATAGGGAGATACTGGTGCAGCATTTGTTGGTCAAAGAAAATGACCAGAAGTTGCTCTTGGATCTTCAGCAGAGAATCTCTTCAG GTGAAGATTTGAGTGATCTTGCTGTGGAATATTCAGTGTGTCCAtccaaagaagaaggaggaatgCTTGGATGGGTCAGAAAGGGGCAAATG GTTCCCGAGTTTGAGGAGGCTGCATTTGGTGCTCCTTTAAACAAAGTTGTAAGGTGCAAAACAAAATTTGGATGGCACCTGCTGCAAGTTTTATCTGAAAG GGAAGAATCGATACTCCAAGATATTCAACCTCAAGAGCTGCAAGTGAAAATGCAGGATCCCAACTTTCTGGAGGAGGCACAGTTAATCGATGTTCGAGAGCCTGATGAAGT GGCCAAAGCATCTTTGCCGGGATTTAAGGTTCTTCCCCTCCGGCAGTTTGGGGTATGGGGTCCTGAAGTAGCTACCAATTTTGACCCTAACAAAGATACGTATGTTATG TGTCATCATGGCATGCGATCACTACAGGTTGCCAAGTGGTTGCAGTCACAG GGTTTTAGGAAAGTGTACAACATTTCTGGTGGAATTCATGCATATGCTGAGCAAGTTGATCCATCAGTCCCCACTTACTGA